A genomic stretch from Mya arenaria isolate MELC-2E11 chromosome 10, ASM2691426v1 includes:
- the LOC128205945 gene encoding uncharacterized protein LOC128205945 isoform X1 — MLSFRLYAGIVMFTLTSCVADRIGRLERQMRLVKSFQSHVDVRLDTIEGEFGSLTDRVSKLELLVNTSENNSLQTDSNGSGTGHTLDTTYTKPEIIDIKNTLTEFKRSFAKQKKELLDVNYNVKDTFSVFLTNASSTVNTLVNIVSDYVHNSAENVSAALVKVNNTLVESGRLLRSDIITYLGNISSEVKIDMVIRFEKQKQEINKKSLDLTSKVLDHIANGTESLNIFKRNILQDAYETRANVQNETMKMEKKVDELIGKANEVVGIIDEQRSTIEDRIMVTIRTLHSSWNDWSAWSDCSQSCGRGSRSRHRNCDVTPPFTDDICIGNDKEIEECVIHGFCPYWSEWSPWSQCSQTCDTGTITRDRACIAPDLITSTCPGNRTESQTCLTSAECPSRLISQWVKRVYSSSPSSSDASQIVGEPDVYPAYQSSSNAWKPYYWDSNAFIEVSFETKVNVTSIEIYETYDGGYVTGIKCYQEGAYHSLYVGRENHQHVARIFSPSLTASCVSDRLRIEMTTLFVDTQIDAMRLNGTILTIVK; from the exons ATGCTATCGTTCCGTCTATACGCTGGTATTGTGATGTTCACGCTTACGAGCTGCGTGGCTGACAGGATAGGACGATTGGAGCGTCAAATGAGACTAGTGAAATCTTTTCAGTCTCACGTTGATGTG AGACTGGACACAATTGAAGGAGAATTTGGGTCATTAACTGATAGAGTTTCAAAACTTGAATTACTTGTTAACACGTCCGAAAACAATAGTTTGCAAACTGACAGTAACGGGTCGGGGACTGGGCATACTTTAGATACAACATATACAAAACCGGAAATTATCGACATCAAAAATACGCTCACTGAGTTTAAACGTTCTTtcgcaaaacaaaaaaaagaattgCTTGATGTAAACTATAATGTCAAAGACACGTTTtctgtatttctaacaaatgCATCCTCAACAGTAAACACGTTAGTAAATATTGTTAGCGACTATGTACATAACAGCGCTGAGAACGTATCAGCTGCTTTAGTAAAGGTTAATAATACATTGGTTGAAAGTGGGCGGTTATTGCGCTCtgatataataacatatttggGCAATATCAGCTCTGAAGTAAAAATTGACATGGTCATTcgctttgaaaaacaaaaacaagaaatcaataaaaaatcttTAGATTTAACTTCTAAAGTTCTAGACCATATCGCGAATGGAACAGAAAgtcttaacatttttaaaagaaatatacttCAAGACGCATATGAAACACGGGCTAATGTccaaaatgaaacaatgaagATGGAAAAGAAGGTTGACGAGCTCATAGGCAAAGCAAATGAAGTTGTTGGAATTATTGATGAACAGAGATCTACAATAGAAGACAGAATTATGGTCACCATCAGGACGC TTCACAGTTCCTGGAACGACTGGTCTGCATGGTCCGACTGTTCTCAGTCATGTGGCAGGGGCAGCAGAAGTAGACATAGGAACTGTGATGTTACTCCGCCTTTTACAGATGATATCTGCATTGGAAATGATAAGGAAATAGAGGAATGCGTCATTCACGGGTTTTGTCCAT ATTGGAGTGAGTGGTCGCCGTGGTCTCAATGTTCCCAAACATGCGATACTGGAACAATAACGAGAGACAGAGCATGCATTGCCCCTGATTTAATCACCTCAACTTGCCCAGGAAACAGAACTGAAAGTCAGACATGCCTGACGTCAGCCGAATGTCCAT CACGGTTAATTTCCCAATGGGTTAAACGTGTCTATTCCTCATCACCCAGCAG TTCTGATGCAAGCCAGATAGTGGGTGAACCAGACGTGTATCCGGCATACCAGTCTAGTtcaaatgcatggaaaccatacTATTGGGATTCGAATGCGTTTATTGAG GTAAGCTTTGAGACCAAGGTAAACGTTACTTCGATTGAAATCTACGAAACGTATGACGGAGGTTATGTAACAGGAATTAAATGCTATCAAGAAGGCGCCTACCACTCTCTATACGTTGGCAGAGAGAATCACCAGCACGTGGCAAGGATCTTTTCACCAAGCTTG aCGGCATCGTGTGTTTCCGATCGGCTACGGATTGAAATGACGACCTTGTTTGTAGATACGCAAATAGATGCAATGCGACTGAATGGAACTATTTTAACCATAGTCAAATAA
- the LOC128205945 gene encoding uncharacterized protein LOC128205945 isoform X2 yields MVIRFEKQKQEINKKSLDLTSKVLDHIANGTESLNIFKRNILQDAYETRANVQNETMKMEKKVDELIGKANEVVGIIDEQRSTIEDRIMVTIRTLHSSWNDWSAWSDCSQSCGRGSRSRHRNCDVTPPFTDDICIGNDKEIEECVIHGFCPYWSEWSPWSQCSQTCDTGTITRDRACIAPDLITSTCPGNRTESQTCLTSAECPSRLISQWVKRVYSSSPSSSDASQIVGEPDVYPAYQSSSNAWKPYYWDSNAFIEVSFETKVNVTSIEIYETYDGGYVTGIKCYQEGAYHSLYVGRENHQHVARIFSPSLTASCVSDRLRIEMTTLFVDTQIDAMRLNGTILTIVK; encoded by the exons ATGGTCATTcgctttgaaaaacaaaaacaagaaatcaataaaaaatcttTAGATTTAACTTCTAAAGTTCTAGACCATATCGCGAATGGAACAGAAAgtcttaacatttttaaaagaaatatacttCAAGACGCATATGAAACACGGGCTAATGTccaaaatgaaacaatgaagATGGAAAAGAAGGTTGACGAGCTCATAGGCAAAGCAAATGAAGTTGTTGGAATTATTGATGAACAGAGATCTACAATAGAAGACAGAATTATGGTCACCATCAGGACGC TTCACAGTTCCTGGAACGACTGGTCTGCATGGTCCGACTGTTCTCAGTCATGTGGCAGGGGCAGCAGAAGTAGACATAGGAACTGTGATGTTACTCCGCCTTTTACAGATGATATCTGCATTGGAAATGATAAGGAAATAGAGGAATGCGTCATTCACGGGTTTTGTCCAT ATTGGAGTGAGTGGTCGCCGTGGTCTCAATGTTCCCAAACATGCGATACTGGAACAATAACGAGAGACAGAGCATGCATTGCCCCTGATTTAATCACCTCAACTTGCCCAGGAAACAGAACTGAAAGTCAGACATGCCTGACGTCAGCCGAATGTCCAT CACGGTTAATTTCCCAATGGGTTAAACGTGTCTATTCCTCATCACCCAGCAG TTCTGATGCAAGCCAGATAGTGGGTGAACCAGACGTGTATCCGGCATACCAGTCTAGTtcaaatgcatggaaaccatacTATTGGGATTCGAATGCGTTTATTGAG GTAAGCTTTGAGACCAAGGTAAACGTTACTTCGATTGAAATCTACGAAACGTATGACGGAGGTTATGTAACAGGAATTAAATGCTATCAAGAAGGCGCCTACCACTCTCTATACGTTGGCAGAGAGAATCACCAGCACGTGGCAAGGATCTTTTCACCAAGCTTG aCGGCATCGTGTGTTTCCGATCGGCTACGGATTGAAATGACGACCTTGTTTGTAGATACGCAAATAGATGCAATGCGACTGAATGGAACTATTTTAACCATAGTCAAATAA